A stretch of DNA from bacterium:
AGACGCTCTCCATGAACTCGGGGTCCATGGTCTTGTAGTCGTTCCTGAAGTCGACCCAGCGGCCGATGCGGCGGGTTATGCCCTCCCAGTCAGCGGTGGTGACCTCGACCATCCGGCGGCAGGCGTCGTTGAAGACGGTCACGCCGAGATCCTCGATCTGGCGGGGGCCCGAGATGCCGAGTTGCTGCTCGACCTCCATCTCGACCGGCAGGCCGTGGGTGTCCCAGCCGAAGCGGCGCTCCACCCGGTGCCCTCGCATGGTCCAGTAGCGAGGGACGATGTCCTTGATGATCCCGGCCAGGATGTGGCCGTAATGGGGGCTCCCGGAGGCGAACGGGGGTCCGTCGTAGAACGTGTACTCGTGCTCGCGCGGTCGCATCTCTACGGAGGCGTGGAAGGCGCCGGTCTCGTCCCAACGCTCCAGGATGCGCGCGTCGAGTGCCGGGAGGTCGAGACCGGGAGGCACCCGGGTGAAGTCGGAGACCGGCGGGGAGTCGGGTTGGCTACCTGGCATGATCCTGGGAATAGCTGGCGGGCGCCATCGTACCCGTAGCTGCTGGTGGTGACGGAACCCGGCCGGCGGGCCGGAGCGATGCCTGCGGCTGGGTCACGGACCTGCTACCTTCAGTCGGCCCCACAGTCGCGCCCGGAGGAAGAGCGGTATGGCATCTCGCCGCAAGCTGGCCGAGTCCACACTCGCACGTTTCAAGAGGCTCCTCGAGGAGAAGGAGCGGAGCCTCGTCTCGGTGATCGCCGACCACGAAGCCGAGCGGAGCGAGGTCAGGATGGCCGAGACCGCGGCCGAGCGCAGACCCGATCCGGACTCGGCCGATGGCGGCTCGATGGCCTTCGAGTTCGAGAAGGAGTTGTCGGTGGACCGCAACAGCCGTGACCTGCTCGGCCAGGTCCGCAGCGCGCTGCAGGCACTGGAGGACGGTACCTACGGCGAGTGTCGAGTCTGTGGAGGCACCATCCCGGTGGCGCGCCTGCGGGCCCTTCCGCAGACCAGCCTGTGCGTGAAGTGCGCGTCGCGGCGGCGCTGAGCAGCCGACGCATCAATGCCGGCCTCCTGGGCGGGGCCGTTCTGGTAGCCGATCAGATCAGCAAGCTCTGGGCGCGAACGGCGCTGGCCGACCAGAACCTCGTGATCATTCCCGGCTGGTTCCGGCTCGCGGTCACCGAGAACTCGGGGGCGGCCTTCTCCCTGTTCCAGGGTTACGGGTCCTGGTTGGGGTTGGCCGCCGTCGTGGTGGCGTTCCTGATCCTGGTAATGGTGGAGCGCACCAGGAGCACCACCGAGTTGGTGGGGTTGGGTCTGGTGCTCGGCGGGGCGATCGGAAACCTCGTCGATCGGCTCCTGGGCGGACCATGGATGTCCGGCGCGGTCACAGACTTCATCGACTTCAGCTTCTGGCCCACCTTCAACGTTGCCGACTCCTCCATCACGGTGGGCGTGGTGATCCTCGTATGGGCGGCCAGACGCATCTGACCGTCCCCGAATCCCTGGACGGCGCCCGCTTCGACCTGATCCTGGCCCGGCTGGCCGGGGTGAGCAGGGCGAGAGCCAGGCGGATGATCGAGTCCGGCGGAGCGGGGCTGACAGCAGCCGGGCCGGACAGTGGAGGCCGGCCCAGCACCCGGCTCGGCGCCGGTGACGGCCTCTGGTTCGTGCCTCCCGAGACCGCCCCGTTGCGACCGTATCCCGTCGAGTTGGACGTCCGCTACGAGGACCGCTACCTGGCGGTGATCGGCAAGCCCGCGGGGATGGTCACCCATCCGGGGCCCGGACACGTCGAGGCGACGCTGGTCTCGGCGCTTCTCCATCGGTGGCCTGAGGTCGAGGGGGTTGGTGAGTACCCGCGGTGGGGGATAGTTCACCGCCTTGACATGGACACCTCGGGGGCCATCCTCATCGCCCGGCACCCGCTCGCGCACCGTCGCCTGACCGAGGCGATGGCCGCCAGGGAGGTGCGCCGCCGCTACCTCACGCTCACCCACGGCGGCTTCGCCGTCGCCTCCGGGACGATCGAGGCGCCGATCGATCGGCGGCGGACGAGACGGTTCGTGGGTCCCGGCGGCAAGCCCGCCGTCACGCACTACCGCTGGCTGGCCACGTGGGACCGTCCCGTGCTGAGCCTGCTGGAGGTGACTCTCGAGACGGGGCGTACCCACCAGATCCGGGTGCATCTGGGCTCGATCGACCGGCCGGTGGTGGGGGATCGGGTCT
This window harbors:
- a CDS encoding TraR/DksA C4-type zinc finger protein, which produces MASRRKLAESTLARFKRLLEEKERSLVSVIADHEAERSEVRMAETAAERRPDPDSADGGSMAFEFEKELSVDRNSRDLLGQVRSALQALEDGTYGECRVCGGTIPVARLRALPQTSLCVKCASRRR
- the lspA gene encoding signal peptidase II gives rise to the protein MREVRVAAALSSRRINAGLLGGAVLVADQISKLWARTALADQNLVIIPGWFRLAVTENSGAAFSLFQGYGSWLGLAAVVVAFLILVMVERTRSTTELVGLGLVLGGAIGNLVDRLLGGPWMSGAVTDFIDFSFWPTFNVADSSITVGVVILVWAARRI
- a CDS encoding RluA family pseudouridine synthase; the protein is MGGQTHLTVPESLDGARFDLILARLAGVSRARARRMIESGGAGLTAAGPDSGGRPSTRLGAGDGLWFVPPETAPLRPYPVELDVRYEDRYLAVIGKPAGMVTHPGPGHVEATLVSALLHRWPEVEGVGEYPRWGIVHRLDMDTSGAILIARHPLAHRRLTEAMAAREVRRRYLTLTHGGFAVASGTIEAPIDRRRTRRFVGPGGKPAVTHYRWLATWDRPVLSLLEVTLETGRTHQIRVHLGSIDRPVVGDRVYGRPARAGVDPGRVWLHAHRLGLVHPVTRQDLDVEVPLTSDLRSSLEALGRPAEGEVPRE